A window of the Jeotgalibacillus aurantiacus genome harbors these coding sequences:
- a CDS encoding alpha/beta hydrolase — protein MGQTGCLLLHGFTGGAYEVNPLARYLREHTDWIISVPVLPGHGRHLDLRQATAMEWLLCAEEELERLLLYCDEVFVIGFSMGGLIASYLTIHYPVSKLVLLSAAALYINPRQIVQDINGMMKDAIRRTLHENEWFGHYKYKVLNTPIRSTWEFRKLASHMVPLLSKIKVPVFIAQGQMDGIVPPRAARFVYDRVGTYQKKLYLSKGSKHLICYGPDCDDLFHEIAFFLKQDEHPDDG, from the coding sequence ATGGGACAGACAGGATGCCTGCTTTTACATGGATTTACAGGTGGTGCTTACGAAGTGAATCCACTCGCCAGATATTTGCGTGAGCATACTGACTGGATTATTTCGGTGCCGGTTCTGCCCGGGCATGGACGCCATCTCGATTTAAGGCAGGCCACCGCTATGGAGTGGCTGCTGTGTGCGGAAGAAGAGCTTGAACGCCTTTTACTTTATTGTGACGAGGTGTTTGTAATCGGCTTTTCAATGGGTGGTTTGATTGCCTCTTATCTGACCATTCATTATCCGGTCAGTAAATTGGTTCTGCTGAGCGCTGCTGCGTTATATATTAACCCAAGGCAGATTGTTCAGGATATCAACGGAATGATGAAGGATGCGATCCGGCGGACCCTGCATGAAAATGAATGGTTTGGCCATTATAAATATAAGGTGTTAAACACCCCGATCCGCTCAACATGGGAATTCAGGAAGCTTGCATCACACATGGTTCCGCTTTTATCTAAAATCAAAGTGCCTGTTTTTATTGCTCAGGGTCAGATGGATGGCATTGTTCCGCCGAGGGCTGCCCGTTTTGTTTATGACAGGGTTGGGACGTATCAAAAAAAATTATATTTATCAAAAGGGTCGAAACACCTGATCTGCTATGGGCCGGACTGTGATGACCTTTTTCATGAGATCGCTTTCTTTTTAAAACAGGACGAACATCCTGATGATGGATGA